From the genome of Devriesea agamarum, one region includes:
- a CDS encoding sugar ABC transporter substrate-binding protein, which yields MTLRRKSFLALSAGLPVAIATGCGSSSSHPDSAGSTPKPGSDKGADLTIWADGKKAPSLTKAATEWGQRNGLTVSVQTVAKDLMTNFVTANQAGNGPDIVIGAHDWIGNLVQNSSITPMQLEQDATKDIAPTAMKAVTYQGQVYGLPYSVETLVIYANKKLTSVAEPTTFEEMIAAGKAGGAELPLSLPVGQEGDAYNMEPIYTSAGGYLFGEKDGNYDPKDLGVGKEGSIAAAEKILELGKQGILKTSVTVDNAISLFTDGKAAYLSSGPWALSDIKKAGIDVSLVAWPQLQGMQPARPFAGVNAFYVASKAKNPGNANQFIADLAASTEIFHAMFQINQLPPVNSALQKQLAADNPEMVKIAQLAESAQPMPAIPAMAAVWKPLGQAQASIIGGADPKTTMMSAGEHIAAQIK from the coding sequence GTGACTCTTCGTCGAAAGTCCTTCCTCGCCCTATCCGCTGGCCTGCCCGTCGCCATTGCCACGGGATGCGGATCCTCCTCCTCACACCCCGACTCCGCCGGATCCACACCCAAACCTGGCTCGGACAAAGGCGCGGACCTCACAATCTGGGCCGATGGGAAGAAAGCCCCCTCGCTCACCAAGGCGGCCACCGAATGGGGGCAGCGCAACGGCCTGACCGTATCCGTGCAAACCGTGGCCAAAGACCTGATGACCAACTTCGTCACGGCTAACCAAGCCGGTAACGGACCCGATATCGTGATCGGCGCCCATGACTGGATCGGAAACCTGGTTCAGAACTCCTCGATCACCCCGATGCAGCTGGAGCAGGACGCCACCAAAGACATCGCGCCGACGGCGATGAAAGCCGTCACCTACCAGGGACAGGTCTACGGCTTGCCGTATTCCGTCGAGACCCTAGTGATTTACGCGAATAAGAAGCTCACCAGCGTTGCCGAACCGACCACGTTTGAGGAGATGATCGCCGCAGGGAAAGCCGGGGGCGCCGAATTGCCGCTGAGCCTGCCCGTGGGCCAGGAGGGCGACGCCTACAACATGGAGCCCATCTATACCTCAGCTGGCGGCTACCTCTTCGGAGAAAAGGACGGCAACTACGACCCCAAGGACCTCGGAGTCGGTAAAGAAGGTTCCATCGCAGCCGCGGAAAAGATACTGGAACTGGGCAAGCAGGGAATCCTAAAAACCTCAGTCACCGTAGACAACGCCATCTCGCTGTTCACCGATGGTAAAGCCGCCTATCTTTCCTCCGGGCCGTGGGCACTGTCCGATATTAAAAAGGCCGGTATCGACGTCTCATTGGTGGCATGGCCTCAGCTCCAGGGAATGCAACCAGCCCGCCCGTTCGCAGGCGTCAATGCCTTTTATGTGGCATCCAAGGCCAAAAACCCCGGGAACGCGAACCAGTTCATCGCTGACCTGGCGGCCAGCACCGAGATTTTCCATGCCATGTTCCAGATCAACCAATTGCCGCCGGTGAACTCTGCGCTGCAAAAGCAACTCGCCGCCGACAACCCAGAGATGGTCAAAATCGCGCAGCTAGCTGAATCGGCCCAACCTATGCCCGCTATCCCCGCCATGGCTGCTGTGTGGAAGCCGCTCGGCCAAGCGCAGGCGAGCATTATCGGCGGAGCCGACCCCAAGACCACCATGATGTCGGCAGGCGAGCACATCGCCGCACAGATCAAGTAA